In Massilia antarctica, the following are encoded in one genomic region:
- a CDS encoding peptidoglycan D,D-transpeptidase FtsI family protein: MKRGGNGAAGARVAASKGVSFSKSPVLAVSLPTWRSRVVLFVLFASFVALAGRAMWLQTVTEDFLQGQGKNRYERTIELPATRGRILDRNGQVLASSVPVKAVWAIPEDVLESPPEKLRALAALLKMSEAELRKKLDSDRTFVYLKRQVEMPVIDQIAKLGIKGLDTRKEYKRYYPQGEIVTHLVGFTNVEDVGQESMELAQQKTLVGTTGSRRVIKDRLGQIVEDVGLSKEPHDGRDLSLSVDSKLQYIAYSQVKEAVAKFKAKAGAAVVLDVKTGEVLALANWPTYDPNDRKGLTGAQLRNRVITDTFEPGSTLKPFTVALALDSGRVTPNTRIDTGAGRFVINGAPISDTKAHGVITVAEIVEMSSNIGTSKLALSMPAREMWEMFTEVGFGQQPKFGFPGAVAGRVRPYKSWRPVEQATMSYGNGISVSLLQLARGYMMFARDGDTIPLSFQKVTEPPVGRQIIKPKTARDMREMLERVVSGEHGTAKLAQVPGYRVGGKTGTAYKVENGKYAMPRKYIGSFVGMVPMSNPRFIIAVMIDEPTTIAHFGGTVAAPTFAALAANALRALNIPPDSDVTEIVAPNDGSGEVM, translated from the coding sequence ATGAAACGCGGTGGCAATGGTGCGGCGGGGGCGCGAGTGGCGGCCTCGAAAGGCGTATCGTTCTCGAAAAGCCCGGTCCTGGCGGTTAGCCTGCCGACCTGGCGTTCGCGCGTCGTGCTGTTCGTACTGTTCGCCTCCTTCGTTGCGCTGGCGGGGCGCGCCATGTGGCTGCAAACCGTGACCGAAGATTTCCTCCAGGGCCAGGGCAAGAACCGCTACGAGCGCACCATCGAGCTGCCCGCCACGCGCGGGCGCATCCTCGACCGCAACGGCCAGGTGCTGGCTTCCTCGGTGCCGGTCAAGGCGGTATGGGCCATTCCCGAAGACGTGCTCGAATCGCCGCCGGAAAAGCTGCGCGCCCTGGCGGCGCTGCTCAAGATGAGCGAAGCCGAGCTGCGCAAAAAACTCGATTCCGACCGTACCTTCGTCTACCTCAAGCGCCAGGTGGAAATGCCGGTGATCGACCAGATCGCCAAACTGGGCATCAAGGGCCTGGACACGCGCAAGGAATACAAGCGCTATTATCCGCAGGGCGAAATCGTGACCCACCTGGTCGGTTTCACCAATGTCGAAGACGTCGGCCAGGAAAGCATGGAACTGGCCCAGCAAAAGACCCTGGTCGGCACCACCGGCAGCCGCCGCGTGATCAAGGACCGCCTGGGCCAGATCGTCGAAGACGTGGGCCTGTCGAAAGAGCCGCACGACGGCCGCGACCTGAGCCTGTCGGTCGACAGCAAATTGCAGTACATCGCCTATTCGCAGGTGAAGGAAGCCGTGGCCAAGTTCAAGGCCAAGGCCGGCGCCGCCGTGGTGCTGGACGTGAAAACCGGCGAAGTGCTGGCGCTGGCCAACTGGCCGACCTACGACCCGAACGACCGCAAGGGCCTGACCGGCGCGCAGCTGCGCAACCGCGTCATCACCGATACCTTCGAGCCGGGTTCGACCCTGAAGCCATTCACGGTGGCGCTGGCGCTCGACAGCGGAAGGGTCACGCCCAACACCCGCATCGATACCGGTGCCGGGCGCTTCGTGATCAACGGCGCGCCGATTTCCGACACCAAGGCGCACGGCGTGATCACGGTCGCCGAAATCGTCGAGATGTCGTCCAATATCGGCACCTCCAAGCTGGCGCTATCGATGCCGGCGCGCGAAATGTGGGAGATGTTTACCGAAGTCGGTTTCGGCCAGCAGCCCAAGTTCGGCTTTCCGGGCGCGGTGGCGGGGCGGGTGCGTCCGTATAAATCGTGGCGCCCGGTCGAACAGGCCACCATGAGCTACGGGAACGGCATCTCGGTTTCGCTGCTGCAACTGGCGCGCGGCTACATGATGTTCGCGCGCGACGGCGACACCATTCCGCTGTCGTTCCAGAAGGTGACGGAGCCGCCGGTCGGGCGCCAGATCATCAAGCCGAAAACCGCGCGCGACATGCGCGAAATGCTCGAAAGAGTGGTCTCGGGCGAGCATGGCACCGCCAAGCTGGCGCAGGTTCCCGGCTACCGCGTGGGCGGCAAGACCGGCACCGCGTACAAGGTCGAGAACGGCAAGTACGCCATGCCGCGCAAGTATATCGGCAGTTTTGTCGGCATGGTGCCGATGTCGAACCCGCGTTTCATCATCGCCGTCATGATCGATGAACCGACCACCATCGCCCACTTCGGCGGCACGGTGGCGGCGCCGACCTTTGCCGCGCTGGCCGCCAACGCGCTGCGCGCGCTCAATATTCCGCCCGATTCGGACGTGACTGAAATCGTCGCGCCGAACGATGGCTCCGGGGAGGTTATGTAA
- the mraZ gene encoding division/cell wall cluster transcriptional repressor MraZ: MFQGASAINLDAKGRMSIPAKHRDALAVQCEGRLTLTRHPHGCLLFFPRPVWESHREQIAAWPMSARAWQRIFLGNACDVELDSAGRILISPELRSAVGLTREVMLLGMGSHFEIWDAAKLAEDEQAAVAGGMPDVLSNFSF; encoded by the coding sequence GTGTTTCAAGGCGCGTCCGCAATCAATCTCGATGCGAAAGGCAGGATGTCCATTCCCGCCAAGCATCGCGACGCACTCGCAGTCCAGTGCGAAGGCCGCCTCACGCTTACCCGCCACCCGCACGGGTGCCTGCTGTTTTTTCCGCGTCCGGTGTGGGAATCGCACCGCGAGCAGATTGCCGCTTGGCCGATGTCGGCCCGCGCGTGGCAACGCATCTTCCTCGGCAACGCTTGCGATGTCGAGCTCGATTCCGCCGGCCGCATCCTCATTTCCCCCGAGTTGCGCAGCGCCGTGGGCTTGACCCGCGAAGTCATGCTGCTGGGCATGGGCAGCCATTTCGAGATCTGGGATGCCGCCAAGCTGGCCGAGGACGAGCAAGCCGCCGTCGCCGGTGGCATGCCCGATGTCTTATCTAATTTCTCTTTCTAA
- the rsmH gene encoding 16S rRNA (cytosine(1402)-N(4))-methyltransferase RsmH, with translation MNVVAVPEFQHRTVLLDEAVDALDLTGARADGIYIDGTFGRGGHSRLILSRLGPNGRLFAFDKDLQAIATAGQIVDPRFEIVHDSFATMQQAMAARGVARVDGILLDLGISSPQVDDAARGFSFRNDGPLDMRMDTTRGVSAAEWLATETEQQLERVIRDYGEERFAFQIAKAIVARRAVEPISSTRQLAGIVANAVKTREKGKDPATRTFQAIRIFINKELEDLEAGLSAAYAMLAPGARMAVISFHSLEDRMVKQFLASKVKVEQPDRRLPIRAVDLPQPLMKLVTKMKPSDLEINGNPRSRSAVMRVAERLPDRSAP, from the coding sequence ATGAATGTGGTGGCGGTGCCGGAATTTCAGCACCGGACGGTGTTGCTGGACGAAGCGGTCGATGCGCTCGATCTGACGGGTGCGCGTGCCGATGGCATCTATATAGACGGGACCTTCGGTCGCGGCGGACACAGTCGCCTGATCCTGTCGCGCCTGGGGCCGAACGGGCGCCTGTTCGCCTTCGACAAGGACTTGCAGGCGATCGCCACGGCGGGCCAGATCGTCGACCCGCGCTTCGAGATCGTGCACGACAGTTTCGCCACCATGCAGCAAGCCATGGCCGCGCGCGGCGTGGCGCGGGTCGACGGCATCCTGCTCGACCTGGGCATTTCCTCGCCCCAGGTGGACGATGCCGCGCGCGGATTCAGCTTCCGCAACGACGGTCCGCTCGATATGCGCATGGACACCACGCGCGGCGTTTCCGCCGCCGAGTGGCTGGCCACGGAGACTGAACAACAATTGGAAAGGGTCATTCGCGATTATGGGGAAGAACGGTTTGCTTTTCAGATTGCAAAGGCGATTGTTGCTCGCCGGGCAGTCGAACCAATTTCAAGCACACGACAGCTTGCCGGCATCGTGGCAAACGCGGTCAAAACCCGCGAGAAGGGCAAGGATCCGGCCACCCGGACCTTTCAGGCTATCCGGATTTTCATCAATAAAGAGCTTGAAGACCTTGAAGCAGGCTTGAGCGCGGCTTACGCCATGCTGGCGCCCGGCGCGCGCATGGCCGTGATCAGCTTCCATTCGCTGGAAGACCGCATGGTCAAGCAGTTCCTGGCCAGCAAGGTCAAGGTCGAGCAGCCCGACCGCCGCCTGCCGATCCGCGCGGTCGACCTGCCGCAGCCGCTCATGAAGCTGGTGACCAAGATGAAGCCGTCCGACCTGGAAATCAACGGCAATCCGCGCTCCCGCTCGGCGGTGATGCGGGTGGCCGAACGCCTGCCGGACCGGAGCGCGCCGTGA
- a CDS encoding pectate lyase family protein, producing the protein MKLLPLAALISTTLFASAAAHAADWPESFSKCAAQGGTCDVGSSKRQVSFGIKNKWVVKSLSGKVACTAATFGSDPYPNVDKKCAIGPLDGGTTPPVTPPVTPPVTPPAGSDVLKQAATGWASYTTGTRGGAAAPSTAVYLVSSPSQLLTALKAQAGKPAQIKVSGTIDMASSDNGGAFKSSTDQRVRSLISVPSNTTLIGAGSDARIVNGRIVISGVDNVVVRNLTIENPCDIAPIWDPKDTKTGNWNSQYDGMNVDGATHVWIDHNTFTDAPRTDDKFPIENGKRKQCHDGALDIKNGADYVTVSHNVFEMHEKNTLVGSSDNTTSDDGHLTVTFNNNHYRQVTARAPRVRFGKVHLYNNYYEGDRSAKLYEHHYSIGVGYKAKIISQQNVFDIMGAKECGDVVENSGSSSKVGAIIDSGSVLNNAALGVGGESCKISNAVGWTLPYVPAVIEASKVRESVLRNAGAGKLVVR; encoded by the coding sequence ATGAAACTATTGCCTCTTGCCGCACTGATCAGCACCACCCTTTTCGCCAGCGCCGCCGCCCACGCCGCGGACTGGCCGGAGAGTTTCTCGAAATGCGCCGCCCAGGGCGGCACCTGTGACGTCGGCAGCAGCAAGCGCCAGGTATCGTTCGGCATCAAGAACAAATGGGTGGTCAAGTCGCTCAGCGGCAAAGTTGCCTGCACCGCCGCCACGTTCGGCAGCGATCCTTACCCGAATGTCGACAAAAAATGCGCGATCGGCCCGCTCGACGGCGGCACCACGCCACCGGTCACCCCGCCGGTTACGCCACCGGTCACCCCGCCGGCCGGCAGCGACGTACTGAAGCAAGCGGCAACCGGCTGGGCCAGCTACACCACCGGTACCCGCGGCGGTGCGGCGGCGCCATCGACTGCTGTCTATCTGGTCAGCTCGCCTTCACAACTGCTCACGGCACTCAAGGCCCAGGCCGGCAAGCCGGCACAGATCAAGGTTTCCGGCACCATCGACATGGCGTCCAGCGACAATGGCGGCGCCTTCAAGAGCAGCACCGACCAGCGCGTACGCAGCCTGATTTCAGTGCCGTCGAACACCACCCTGATTGGCGCGGGCAGCGACGCCCGCATCGTCAATGGCCGCATCGTCATCAGTGGCGTCGACAACGTTGTCGTGCGTAACCTGACCATCGAAAATCCTTGCGATATTGCACCAATATGGGACCCAAAAGACACCAAGACCGGCAACTGGAATTCCCAGTATGACGGCATGAACGTCGATGGCGCGACCCACGTCTGGATCGACCACAACACCTTTACCGACGCACCACGCACCGACGACAAATTTCCGATCGAAAATGGCAAGCGCAAGCAGTGCCACGATGGCGCGCTCGACATCAAGAACGGTGCCGACTATGTGACGGTGTCGCACAATGTGTTTGAAATGCACGAGAAAAATACCCTGGTCGGCTCCTCCGACAACACGACCTCCGACGATGGCCACCTGACCGTCACCTTCAATAACAACCATTACCGGCAGGTCACGGCGCGCGCGCCACGCGTGCGTTTTGGCAAAGTCCACCTGTATAACAACTACTACGAAGGCGACCGCAGCGCCAAGCTGTATGAGCACCATTACAGCATCGGCGTCGGCTACAAGGCAAAAATCATCTCGCAACAGAACGTGTTCGACATCATGGGCGCCAAGGAATGCGGCGACGTGGTGGAAAATTCTGGCTCATCGTCCAAGGTTGGCGCCATCATCGACAGCGGCTCGGTGCTGAACAACGCGGCCCTGGGCGTGGGTGGCGAGAGCTGCAAGATCAGCAATGCCGTCGGCTGGACCCTGCCGTACGTACCGGCCGTGATCGAGGCCTCGAAGGTGCGCGAATCGGTCCTGCGCAATGCAGGCGCCGGCAAGCTCGTCGTCCGGTAA
- the ftsL gene encoding cell division protein FtsL, giving the protein MNGKINMVLAALLVGCALSLVNAQFQARNLFIELGKLEQQSRQLDIDWSQLQLDQSTLGTNARIEQIARDKLDMTPLTPARTQYLTEGEQ; this is encoded by the coding sequence GTGAACGGGAAAATCAACATGGTGCTCGCCGCGCTGCTGGTCGGCTGCGCGCTGTCGCTGGTCAACGCCCAGTTCCAGGCGCGCAATCTGTTCATCGAACTGGGCAAACTCGAACAACAATCGCGCCAGCTCGACATCGACTGGTCGCAATTGCAGCTGGACCAGTCGACCCTGGGCACCAATGCGCGCATCGAACAGATCGCGCGCGACAAGCTTGACATGACGCCGCTGACTCCGGCGCGCACGCAGTACCTGACGGAAGGGGAGCAATGA